A DNA window from Camelina sativa cultivar DH55 chromosome 13, Cs, whole genome shotgun sequence contains the following coding sequences:
- the LOC104736734 gene encoding 60S ribosomal protein L22-3, whose amino-acid sequence MSRGGAAATKGKKKGVSFTIDCSKPVDDKIMEIASLEKFLQERIKVGGKAGALGDSVSITREKSKITVTSDGQFSKRYLKYLTKKYLKKHNVRDWLRVIAANKDRNLYELRYFNIAENEAEEED is encoded by the exons ATGAGTCGTGGTGGTGCAGCAGCAAccaaggggaagaagaagggagTGTCCTTCACTATTGATTGTTCGAAGCCTGTGGATGACAAGATCATGGAGATTGCTTCTCTAGAGAAGTTTCTTCAGGAGAGGATTAAGGTTGGTGGTAAAGCCGGTGCTCTTGGTGATTCTGTTTCCATCACTCGTGAGAAGAGCAAGATTACTGTTACTTCTGATGGTCAATTCTCCAAGAG ATATCTCAAGTATTTGACAAAGAAGTACTTGAAGAAGCACAACGTGAGGGATTGGCTCAGAGTGATTGCGGCGAACAAGGACCGTAACCTCTATGAGTTGAGGTACTTCAACATTGCTGAGAACGAAGCAGAGGAAGAGGATTAA